The following are from one region of the Ruficoccus sp. ZRK36 genome:
- a CDS encoding LamG domain-containing protein: MPASKTGLGRFLSKLRTLSPNWSSPSKFVREDGALIELPGGGDMLGANNLAELTDAAASRANLGVYSKVEAEVLAAKPFGSALYLDGSTGVVQAAVTGTGVALAGHTRTVLAWVKCVDDGSTTLESIISAGGSASGGWHLGVEGADRSTLAFGTKEDSANSNYKTWRWTNALTADRWHSICMVLNFETPGAEVVTAYVDGVALPSPSVSIEGTTYGDSTEPLRFGVRGPSTSPWQGFMTAAAFYNYGLTAPIAAARFGNQPTEPIASATDLRGWLDLLDSASAWQDTTHPYSTFTGDGVDGFEATVASSSDRRAYLLTNTKLSAGDRVRVEFDIACDIPGAIQGSLYNPVSTAGSGSGIAFMDEEWGGIAEPTGGLDQGFVEFTGNGHATYEGTITATISNMVAFRFATTSTGPLTLTVSNFSIRRIGASVYSASQAGRAGYQLNDLSSNGYHGLISATGGFWTEPTLSDSYRATGVDASSPSGMYLGRAGDLMPANAIVTSVVVDGTVYAITAAQDVAERRIQLLPNGSDLDVRRSDGSNTTTLVSAAAVSDLSDVSIIINFQTF, translated from the coding sequence ATGCCGGCATCTAAGACAGGCCTTGGCCGCTTCCTCTCGAAGCTGCGCACTCTCAGCCCAAACTGGAGCAGCCCCTCGAAGTTTGTCCGCGAAGACGGGGCACTGATCGAGCTCCCCGGCGGCGGGGATATGCTCGGGGCAAATAACCTTGCCGAGCTTACCGACGCTGCGGCCTCGCGGGCCAACCTGGGCGTCTACAGTAAGGTTGAGGCTGAGGTTCTCGCTGCCAAGCCCTTCGGCTCTGCGTTGTATTTGGATGGATCGACGGGGGTTGTTCAAGCGGCGGTGACGGGTACTGGGGTTGCACTTGCGGGGCACACCCGTACGGTGCTTGCCTGGGTCAAGTGCGTGGACGATGGGTCAACGACGCTTGAGAGCATCATATCCGCTGGCGGGTCAGCATCAGGCGGTTGGCATTTAGGGGTCGAGGGAGCCGACCGGTCAACGCTCGCGTTTGGAACTAAAGAGGATTCGGCGAATTCTAACTACAAGACATGGCGGTGGACTAACGCTCTCACCGCAGACCGTTGGCACTCGATCTGCATGGTCCTCAATTTTGAGACACCGGGAGCTGAGGTTGTTACGGCTTATGTTGACGGGGTCGCCCTCCCCTCCCCATCTGTGAGCATAGAAGGGACAACCTATGGCGATTCGACCGAGCCGTTGCGTTTCGGTGTTCGCGGTCCCTCAACGTCGCCGTGGCAAGGATTTATGACCGCTGCCGCTTTTTACAATTATGGTCTTACTGCCCCGATTGCCGCTGCCCGTTTTGGCAATCAGCCCACGGAGCCGATTGCATCGGCAACTGACCTGCGCGGCTGGCTCGACCTGCTGGATAGCGCTTCGGCATGGCAAGACACGACGCACCCTTATTCGACGTTTACGGGAGATGGTGTGGATGGCTTCGAGGCCACTGTAGCCAGCTCATCCGACCGCCGTGCTTACCTGCTCACAAACACCAAGCTGTCGGCTGGGGACCGCGTGCGCGTAGAATTTGATATTGCTTGCGACATCCCCGGCGCGATTCAGGGCAGCCTGTATAATCCGGTTTCGACGGCTGGCAGTGGCTCCGGTATCGCTTTCATGGATGAAGAATGGGGCGGCATAGCAGAGCCCACGGGCGGCTTAGATCAGGGCTTTGTGGAGTTTACCGGCAACGGTCATGCCACCTATGAAGGCACAATCACAGCGACCATTTCAAATATGGTTGCGTTCCGTTTTGCTACAACTTCGACGGGGCCGCTCACGTTGACCGTGTCCAATTTCTCCATCCGCCGCATTGGTGCCTCGGTATATTCCGCCTCGCAAGCGGGCCGAGCCGGCTACCAGCTCAATGACCTAAGTAGTAATGGATACCATGGTCTGATCTCTGCCACCGGTGGCTTCTGGACTGAGCCGACACTGAGCGACAGCTACCGGGCAACTGGCGTCGATGCTTCCTCGCCGTCAGGCATGTACCTGGGGCGGGCTGGGGATCTGATGCCCGCCAATGCCATCGTCACCTCCGTCGTGGTCGATGGGACCGTCTACGCCATCACCGCCGCACAGGACGTTGCCGAGCGCCGCATTCAGCTTTTACCCAACGGGAGCGATTTGGACGTACGCCGTAGTGACGGCTCCAATACGACGACTCTCGTTTCCGCTGCTGCCGTCTCCGACCTCAGCGACGTGAGCATCATCATCAACTTCCAGACCTTTTAA
- a CDS encoding L,D-transpeptidase — MRTYDTAFGINPPSCVENSLGTPTGLHVIDEKIGDGAPAGMVFIGRVPTGKRYWEHEEQRNFVTTRILWLRGLEPGHNAGPGCDSHDRYIYIHGTNLEADFANARSHGCVLLRNEEVIELYDAVPSGTLLLIE, encoded by the coding sequence GTGCGCACCTATGACACGGCCTTCGGGATCAACCCGCCCTCCTGCGTCGAAAACTCCCTCGGCACCCCCACCGGGCTGCACGTTATCGACGAAAAGATCGGCGACGGCGCCCCCGCCGGGATGGTCTTCATCGGGCGCGTGCCCACCGGTAAGCGGTACTGGGAGCACGAGGAGCAGCGAAACTTTGTCACCACGCGCATCCTCTGGCTGCGCGGGCTGGAGCCGGGCCACAACGCCGGACCGGGCTGCGACAGCCATGACCGCTACATCTACATCCACGGGACGAATCTGGAGGCGGACTTCGCCAACGCCCGCAGCCACGGCTGCGTCCTCCTGCGCAACGAGGAAGTGATCGAGCTCTACGACGCCGTCCCCTCCGGGACGCTCCTCCTCATCGAGTGA
- a CDS encoding PEP-CTERM sorting domain-containing protein: MLRLATSRTLILLSSFIVAALPTFAATTIFSENFSTNGTLNGMSPDVGGTWSGSSGLTVEDGVLDTALSNTPSPDSISASFTQALGSGEILGLSFITTETQGLFATNGYAGLTLYAGGTEYFFIGSPGLVDEWGITGTGLSASTQTFTPALTAEAQTVYFTYEYDTGDWSLNIGGENLNGTGVANLEIDSVGIVSDGYNIADIAISSIGLELIPIPEPGSYALLFAGGLLGLLVLRRRITK; encoded by the coding sequence ATGCTACGTTTAGCCACCTCACGCACACTCATACTATTATCAAGTTTCATTGTTGCAGCACTGCCAACGTTTGCCGCGACAACCATATTTTCTGAGAATTTCAGTACAAATGGAACGTTGAATGGGATGTCTCCCGATGTCGGCGGCACCTGGAGCGGCTCAAGCGGTCTCACGGTCGAAGACGGAGTCCTCGACACAGCTCTCAGTAACACCCCGTCCCCCGACTCGATTAGTGCGAGTTTTACGCAGGCGCTTGGCAGCGGTGAAATCCTTGGCTTATCGTTCATCACGACCGAGACACAGGGCTTGTTTGCCACAAATGGCTACGCCGGCCTAACGCTGTACGCGGGTGGCACAGAGTATTTCTTTATTGGCAGTCCTGGCTTGGTTGACGAATGGGGAATCACTGGCACAGGCCTCTCTGCATCGACTCAAACCTTCACCCCAGCACTGACCGCGGAAGCCCAAACTGTCTACTTCACATACGAGTACGACACGGGTGATTGGAGCCTCAACATCGGCGGCGAAAACCTGAACGGCACTGGAGTAGCAAACCTGGAAATCGATTCCGTGGGTATTGTATCCGACGGATACAATATCGCCGATATCGCCATCTCCTCCATAGGCCTGGAACTCATCCCCATTCCCGAGCCCGGATCCTATGCTCTGCTCTTCGCAGGCGGTCTACTCGGGCTTCTCGTACTGCGCAGACGCATTACGAAGTAG
- a CDS encoding aspartate-semialdehyde dehydrogenase, which produces MSYRVGIVGATGAVGQELIELLHRRNFPMDSLTLLASKRSTGKTITWEDKSWTVEEAEPTAFDKLDIAIFSAGASTSKELGPEAVKRGCVVVDNSSAFRMDADVPLVVPEVNAEAMRNHKGIIANPNCSTAVALMGLAPLHAAFGLKRFFASTYQAVSGAGASAMAELIDQIHAWEKGEPMKVEKFPHQIAFNVLPHVDVFYEDGYTKEEHKMLNECRKIMSLPGLRASTTCVRVPVLRAHSIAINAEFERPVDLAKAREVIAGFAGAELCDDVENKVYPMPLDFSGKEKCGVGRLRIDSAFENGLSLWIVGDQLWKGAALNAVQIAEELHKQSALA; this is translated from the coding sequence ATGAGCTATCGAGTCGGCATTGTCGGCGCCACCGGCGCCGTAGGTCAAGAACTGATCGAACTGCTCCATCGGCGGAATTTCCCGATGGACTCCCTGACGCTGCTTGCGTCCAAGCGTTCGACTGGCAAGACCATCACCTGGGAAGACAAATCCTGGACCGTTGAAGAAGCCGAGCCCACCGCTTTCGATAAGCTCGACATCGCGATTTTCAGCGCCGGAGCCTCCACCTCGAAGGAGCTCGGCCCCGAGGCCGTCAAGCGCGGCTGCGTCGTCGTGGACAACAGCTCGGCCTTCCGGATGGATGCCGATGTGCCGCTCGTCGTGCCCGAGGTGAATGCCGAGGCCATGCGCAACCACAAGGGCATCATCGCCAATCCCAACTGCTCGACCGCTGTCGCGCTGATGGGGCTGGCCCCGCTGCACGCTGCATTCGGGCTGAAGCGCTTTTTCGCCTCCACCTACCAGGCGGTCTCTGGTGCCGGTGCCTCGGCCATGGCCGAGCTGATCGACCAGATTCACGCCTGGGAAAAGGGTGAGCCTATGAAGGTGGAGAAGTTCCCGCACCAGATTGCCTTTAACGTGCTCCCGCACGTGGACGTGTTCTACGAGGACGGCTATACCAAGGAAGAGCACAAGATGCTCAACGAGTGCCGCAAGATCATGAGCCTGCCCGGCCTGCGTGCCTCGACCACCTGTGTGCGTGTGCCCGTGCTGCGTGCCCACAGCATCGCCATCAACGCCGAGTTTGAGCGCCCTGTGGATCTGGCCAAGGCCCGCGAGGTCATTGCTGGCTTTGCCGGTGCCGAGCTGTGCGACGACGTGGAGAACAAGGTGTACCCGATGCCGCTCGACTTCTCCGGTAAGGAAAAGTGCGGGGTAGGGCGCCTGCGTATCGACTCGGCCTTTGAGAACGGCCTGTCGCTGTGGATCGTCGGTGATCAGCTCTGGAAGGGCGCAGCCCTTAACGCCGTGCAGATCGCCGAAGAACTGCACAAGCAGTCCGCTCTGGCCTGA
- a CDS encoding LUD domain-containing protein: MQDDRELVMGRIRDALAPLKERAEYPEWDPQLPVCKAHPDFSSDWELFSHKMQQVNGTPIAGLDALGKWLHEAGLTLGYCDPALADELRAHPAFAGLTLETTFERARVDDYTFGITRATGAIAETGTVMLSDADTSSRLGALTPWTHIAMLKSDTLYPDTVTAIQHFGDDPSIVWATGPSKTADVEGILIEGVHGPGVQICCLVD; encoded by the coding sequence ATGCAAGACGACCGCGAACTGGTCATGGGCCGCATCCGCGATGCGCTCGCCCCCCTCAAGGAACGTGCTGAGTATCCCGAATGGGACCCGCAACTGCCCGTCTGCAAGGCGCACCCGGACTTCAGCAGCGACTGGGAGCTTTTCTCGCACAAGATGCAGCAGGTCAACGGCACGCCGATCGCCGGGCTTGATGCTCTGGGCAAATGGTTGCACGAGGCTGGGCTGACCCTCGGCTACTGCGACCCCGCGCTGGCCGACGAGTTGCGTGCGCATCCGGCCTTTGCCGGGCTCACGCTGGAGACGACTTTTGAGCGCGCCCGCGTGGACGATTACACCTTTGGTATCACCCGTGCCACCGGTGCTATCGCCGAGACTGGCACGGTCATGCTCAGCGATGCGGACACCTCCTCGCGCCTCGGTGCGCTCACTCCGTGGACGCACATTGCCATGCTGAAGAGCGACACGCTTTACCCGGACACGGTGACGGCTATCCAGCACTTCGGGGACGACCCGTCCATCGTCTGGGCCACCGGCCCCTCCAAGACGGCCGACGTCGAGGGCATCCTCATCGAGGGTGTGCACGGCCCCGGCGTCCAGATCTGCTGTCTGGTGGACTAG
- a CDS encoding LutB/LldF family L-lactate oxidation iron-sulfur protein, whose protein sequence is MPTKSQQEIDRFARDLKPDVYQSVYGGTKATTEKRYEVLFRDYPDPDLLRQTAGQIKQHTLENLDKYLPQAEAALKANGAQVHFASDGDAANRMILEIMKANGCKSMVKSKSMVSEETGLGHYLEDNGMKCLETDLGEFIIQIDNDHPSHIVKPVAHKNRRDIAKSFEREGLGDYNDDPETITRRARKFLRGKYFEADVGLTGANFVSAESGRLTIVTNEGNARFCMAATPIHIAIVGIEKLVPHDRDLALFTALIGRSGTGQHLTSYTQFIGGPKREGQPDGPEQMHVIFVDNKRTEVLASQCSEILRCIRCGACLNVCPVYRQASGHAYRSVYPGPVGAVLSPLLAGSRFPELADLPKASSLCGACNEVCPVNIPIPDLLLRLRDKAKTEHAEKAMKGTPPMGMFGLLASQPHAWRAAMTMGAAMNLTPDAIINIVPPAAAWNSCRQLPKWRGGKFRNWMKSRSKN, encoded by the coding sequence TCGCGCGCGACCTCAAGCCGGACGTTTACCAGTCCGTCTACGGGGGCACCAAGGCTACGACCGAAAAGCGCTACGAGGTGCTCTTTCGGGACTACCCGGACCCGGACCTGCTCCGCCAGACCGCTGGCCAGATCAAGCAGCACACGCTGGAGAATTTAGACAAATACCTGCCGCAGGCCGAGGCCGCTCTCAAGGCCAACGGGGCTCAGGTGCACTTCGCCTCCGACGGCGACGCCGCCAACCGCATGATCCTGGAGATCATGAAGGCCAATGGCTGCAAGAGCATGGTCAAGTCCAAGAGCATGGTCAGCGAGGAGACCGGGCTGGGGCACTATCTCGAAGACAACGGCATGAAGTGCCTGGAGACCGACCTGGGCGAGTTCATCATTCAGATCGATAACGACCACCCCTCCCACATCGTCAAACCCGTGGCTCACAAGAACCGCCGCGACATCGCCAAGAGCTTTGAGCGCGAAGGGCTGGGGGACTACAACGACGACCCGGAGACGATTACCCGCCGCGCCCGCAAGTTTCTGCGCGGTAAATACTTTGAGGCCGATGTCGGCCTGACCGGAGCGAACTTTGTCTCGGCCGAGAGTGGACGCCTGACCATCGTTACCAACGAGGGCAACGCCCGCTTCTGCATGGCCGCCACCCCGATCCACATTGCTATCGTCGGGATCGAGAAACTCGTCCCGCACGACCGCGACCTGGCGCTCTTCACGGCGCTGATCGGGCGTTCCGGTACCGGCCAGCACCTGACCAGCTACACGCAGTTTATCGGAGGCCCCAAGCGCGAGGGCCAGCCTGACGGCCCCGAGCAGATGCACGTCATCTTCGTCGATAATAAGCGTACCGAGGTGCTCGCCTCGCAGTGCTCAGAGATTCTCCGCTGCATCCGCTGTGGTGCCTGTCTGAATGTTTGCCCGGTCTACCGTCAGGCCAGCGGCCACGCCTACCGCAGCGTCTATCCCGGCCCTGTGGGCGCGGTGCTCAGCCCCTTGCTGGCGGGCAGCCGCTTCCCCGAGCTGGCGGACTTGCCCAAGGCCTCCAGCCTCTGTGGCGCTTGTAACGAGGTCTGCCCGGTTAACATCCCGATCCCGGACCTGCTCCTGCGTCTGCGCGACAAGGCCAAGACCGAGCATGCCGAGAAGGCGATGAAGGGCACCCCGCCGATGGGGATGTTTGGTCTGCTGGCCAGCCAACCTCATGCCTGGCGTGCCGCCATGACGATGGGCGCGGCCATGAACCTGACGCCCGACGCCATCATTAACATCGTGCCTCCGGCTGCTGCGTGGAACTCCTGCCGCCAGCTCCCGAAGTGGCGTGGCGGGAAATTCCGTAACTGGATGAAGAGCCGCTCCAAGAACTAA